In one Bradyrhizobium sp. 4 genomic region, the following are encoded:
- a CDS encoding glycosyltransferase, with protein sequence MTIQNIQVPMFDLGPQIPRVIHQIYFSRNLLPIVLARNIQAIKTMNPGWEHRLYDDRAIATFIVEHYGPEIANLFHKINPQYGAARADLFRYLLMYKRGGVYLDIKSTTVEPLDGAIRPDDRFILSRWRNSPGEPHAGWGVHKEFGADRKREFQQWHIIAAPGHPFLKAVIERVLTNIQNYRSWVHGVGNKGVWRTTGPIAYMLAIEPLMSSNSYRMVANETELSLQYNICSDASSLFGKHYGLLSDPIVSMDGWLSIPAHHIYSQVRNVYRQFRLKPPA encoded by the coding sequence ATGACCATCCAAAATATTCAAGTTCCGATGTTTGATCTGGGGCCTCAGATTCCCCGCGTTATTCATCAAATATACTTCTCGAGAAATCTGTTACCGATCGTCTTGGCAAGGAATATACAAGCCATCAAAACAATGAATCCCGGCTGGGAACACAGACTATACGACGATCGAGCGATTGCTACCTTCATCGTCGAGCATTACGGCCCAGAAATTGCCAACCTGTTCCATAAGATCAATCCGCAGTACGGAGCGGCTCGAGCTGATCTCTTCCGCTATCTCCTCATGTACAAGCGCGGTGGGGTCTATCTTGATATCAAAAGCACAACGGTCGAGCCTCTCGACGGAGCCATTCGACCAGATGACAGGTTTATTCTGTCACGTTGGCGGAATAGCCCTGGCGAGCCGCACGCGGGCTGGGGGGTGCACAAAGAGTTTGGGGCGGACCGGAAGCGCGAATTTCAACAGTGGCATATCATAGCCGCTCCCGGTCATCCGTTTCTAAAGGCAGTGATCGAGCGGGTTTTGACAAACATCCAAAATTACCGATCGTGGGTACATGGCGTCGGAAACAAGGGCGTCTGGAGAACAACGGGCCCCATAGCGTATATGCTGGCCATCGAGCCGCTGATGAGTAGTAACAGTTACCGCATGGTCGCAAACGAGACGGAGCTATCATTGCAATACAACATATGCAGCGACGCCTCTAGTCTTTTCGGTAAGCATTACGGGTTACTATCAGACCCCATAGTCTCGATGGATGGATGGCTTTCCATTCCCGCGCATCATATCTATTCTCAGGTGCGCAATGTCTATCGACAGTTTCGTTTAAAGCCCCCGGCGTAG
- a CDS encoding UDP-N-acetylglucosamine--LPS N-acetylglucosamine transferase: MLRSPVFHHNTVLNPNTERSRNVRPKVLAVSSGGGHWVQLLRIKPAFEHCDVTFVTVHKSYRTQVPDHKFYLVNDANRWTKIALLKAARTIAWIVWNEKPDIVVSTGAAPGYLALRFGQMMGARTIWLDSIANVEQLSMSGDRIGHCADLWLTQWPHLARPDGPHYTGAVL, translated from the coding sequence ATGCTTCGGAGCCCGGTCTTTCACCACAACACGGTGCTGAACCCCAATACGGAGCGGTCACGCAACGTACGGCCGAAAGTGCTGGCAGTCTCCTCGGGTGGGGGCCATTGGGTGCAGCTGTTGCGGATCAAACCCGCTTTCGAGCATTGCGATGTTACGTTCGTCACCGTCCATAAATCTTATCGCACGCAGGTGCCCGACCACAAGTTCTACCTCGTCAACGATGCTAACCGCTGGACCAAGATCGCACTGTTGAAAGCAGCGCGCACAATCGCCTGGATCGTCTGGAATGAAAAGCCGGACATCGTAGTCTCGACGGGTGCTGCTCCGGGATATTTGGCGCTGCGGTTCGGACAAATGATGGGTGCGCGCACCATCTGGCTCGACAGCATCGCCAACGTTGAGCAGCTTTCGATGTCCGGAGACCGAATTGGCCATTGCGCCGACCTTTGGCTAACGCAATGGCCCCATCTGGCGCGACCCGATGGACCCCACTACACAGGCGCGGTGCTGTGA
- a CDS encoding class I SAM-dependent methyltransferase, whose amino-acid sequence MLAKPDTILCYGWVLEMICKACLSDGEHSRHIFVEMMFGTRERFEYQECIDCGTIQRLSEIADEGRFYPSGYYSFTTPPRNSRLAAIRDAHAFGMKSVLGAVASFVRYDPIVGVIGDFGIDPGSRVLDVGCGSARLLHRMSAAGFKNLTGVDPYISKPASGAVTIHKSELQGMSGEFDFIMFNHSLEHVPDPDQSLGNARKLLAPGGRILVRIPTSSSHAWMEYGPNWVQLDAPRHIVIPSRKGMNALAKRCSLSVKQSIDDSTAFQFWGSEMYRKSKPLTSGPDDLFSRHELRRFAKRAEKLNLEQQGDQVAFLLTAA is encoded by the coding sequence TTGCTGGCTAAGCCGGATACGATCCTCTGCTATGGCTGGGTACTTGAGATGATTTGTAAAGCTTGCTTGTCAGACGGCGAACATTCCCGTCACATCTTTGTTGAGATGATGTTTGGCACAAGAGAGCGGTTTGAATACCAGGAATGTATTGATTGTGGAACGATTCAGCGCCTGTCGGAAATTGCAGACGAGGGTCGTTTTTACCCCAGTGGCTATTATTCGTTCACCACGCCTCCGCGAAATTCGCGGCTTGCCGCAATCAGGGATGCGCATGCATTTGGCATGAAAAGCGTATTGGGAGCCGTGGCGTCCTTTGTGAGGTACGATCCCATCGTAGGGGTCATCGGAGATTTCGGAATTGATCCTGGCTCTCGGGTACTGGACGTTGGCTGCGGCTCTGCGAGGCTCCTTCACAGAATGTCTGCGGCAGGATTCAAGAATCTTACCGGAGTAGACCCTTATATTTCCAAACCAGCATCAGGCGCCGTGACCATTCACAAATCGGAACTTCAAGGCATGTCCGGCGAGTTTGATTTCATCATGTTCAATCACTCGTTAGAACATGTCCCTGATCCGGACCAAAGTCTTGGCAATGCAAGAAAGCTACTTGCGCCCGGGGGCCGCATCCTAGTTCGCATCCCAACGTCGTCCTCGCATGCATGGATGGAATACGGCCCGAATTGGGTCCAACTGGATGCACCGCGCCACATTGTAATCCCCTCTCGCAAGGGAATGAACGCATTAGCCAAGCGCTGCAGCCTGTCTGTTAAGCAATCGATTGACGATTCTACTGCGTTTCAGTTCTGGGGCAGCGAAATGTACAGAAAGTCCAAGCCGCTCACATCCGGTCCAGACGATTTATTTAGCCGGCACGAGTTGAGAAGGTTTGCCAAACGAGCGGAGAAGTTAAATCTCGAGCAACAGGGAGATCAGGTAGCTTTCCTCTTGACCGCTGCTTAG
- a CDS encoding glycosyltransferase family 8 protein — MAVDGRCPSSEERRASYWSDEHLPGLAENNHFASRNHAGHQMESKQMRCPIVLACDRRYAMPLATTLRSIVETDRSGDPFEFHVLVDGVSERIRKRILDSLPHGSASIRWIEVNLEMFRDFSTIGYISKVTYARFLIPRIFPETVPKVLYLDSDILVLDDLQALWTTDLEGNVLGAVLDGLDSQLKNQTVRLPVPRVQNYFNAGVLLIDLHQWRKAKISETALEYLKRYPGSPYSDQDALNVACDGVWKSLPSRWNYLAYNAELDVSEFAGEYKPSIVHFTTWNKPWRPGVPNANAALYDSFRSHTRFARNSMDKMESTLRIGWSRIKSFQDGRRGKSTRSEEVVDP, encoded by the coding sequence ATGGCCGTCGATGGGCGTTGTCCGTCATCAGAGGAGCGCCGGGCAAGCTATTGGAGTGATGAACATCTTCCGGGACTCGCGGAAAACAATCATTTCGCTTCCAGGAACCATGCGGGTCATCAGATGGAATCAAAACAGATGCGATGCCCAATCGTCCTTGCTTGTGACAGGCGCTATGCGATGCCACTTGCGACGACCCTACGGTCTATTGTGGAGACGGATAGGAGCGGCGATCCGTTCGAGTTTCATGTGCTTGTCGACGGTGTTTCCGAGCGTATTCGAAAGAGGATACTCGACTCCCTTCCGCATGGTTCTGCGTCGATCCGATGGATCGAAGTGAATCTGGAAATGTTCCGGGACTTTTCGACAATTGGGTACATTTCAAAAGTCACCTACGCCCGGTTCCTCATCCCGCGTATTTTTCCAGAGACTGTCCCCAAAGTATTGTATCTAGACTCCGATATCCTTGTTCTTGATGATTTGCAGGCGCTCTGGACAACAGATCTCGAGGGAAATGTTCTTGGCGCAGTTTTGGACGGACTCGACTCTCAGCTGAAAAATCAAACCGTTCGCCTACCGGTACCTCGCGTGCAAAACTACTTTAACGCCGGTGTACTTCTGATAGACCTGCACCAATGGCGAAAGGCGAAAATCTCCGAAACCGCCTTGGAATATCTCAAACGCTATCCGGGATCGCCTTATTCGGATCAAGACGCGCTTAATGTTGCGTGCGATGGCGTTTGGAAAAGCCTCCCTTCCCGATGGAACTATCTAGCCTACAACGCAGAGCTCGATGTCTCTGAATTTGCAGGGGAGTACAAGCCTAGCATAGTTCATTTCACAACCTGGAACAAACCTTGGAGACCCGGCGTTCCGAACGCGAATGCCGCATTGTACGACTCGTTTCGAAGCCACACGCGGTTCGCACGCAACTCTATGGACAAGATGGAAAGCACCCTGCGTATCGGTTGGTCCCGCATTAAGAGCTTCCAGGACGGGAGACGAGGCAAATCAACTCGCTCGGAAGAGGTGGTCGATCCCTAG
- a CDS encoding O-antigen ligase family protein, which yields MSSAFEVFALSRKSFELDSDFQRTYLQDRQQSAVWRAAGGSPSRAELYLKLLLVTIFLPEGLSFFVGDFRLTVARVLIFVFSIAAISWLSQRNPRASVCVPSDIFAPVAGVWMMLAATVTDGSTGLKGAGIEAISFTGAYLSFRYLLGPVDSSVRIARFSSKLIILIVGVALLDSLTDRLFTYDFIKGITGYVKPSYEGAFALKSETLFRDGVIRAMGPMEHSILFGAVCVWFGSLALTTFRPQVFGWGVAGIALVGVLASQARSPLLAYVIGFALAIFYAATPRFRTRWKLVGVAVTCVLVTVFTFSGNPVVTLVRLGGVSPEAAWYRQAIWETGGPVVLGSPIFGIGLNGDWNWQSHGALVSGSVDAFWLAVAMNYGIPGSALILLTIVGACGLGSIDRSPHLTPEEGRLSVALGIVIVAIVFLGFMVHFWGICFILIAVFAGMRANLAETAVLRDRAARVAETGHDSITGGVLLQGGDAHATQRRSHVLG from the coding sequence ATGTCTTCGGCATTCGAGGTATTCGCTTTGAGCCGCAAAAGCTTCGAATTGGATTCGGATTTTCAACGTACCTATCTGCAGGATCGCCAGCAGAGTGCAGTTTGGCGTGCTGCAGGCGGTTCGCCTTCACGTGCCGAACTATATCTCAAACTCTTATTAGTCACAATTTTTTTGCCCGAGGGTCTATCTTTCTTCGTCGGTGACTTTCGCCTCACCGTCGCTCGGGTTCTGATTTTTGTTTTCTCCATCGCAGCGATATCGTGGCTCTCCCAGCGCAACCCGCGAGCTTCAGTCTGCGTTCCATCGGATATTTTCGCGCCGGTTGCGGGCGTCTGGATGATGTTGGCTGCCACCGTAACGGATGGTTCCACTGGTCTTAAGGGAGCGGGGATCGAGGCAATTTCATTCACCGGCGCATATTTGAGCTTCCGGTATCTTCTCGGTCCGGTCGATAGTTCCGTGCGAATCGCACGCTTCTCTTCCAAGCTGATTATTCTGATTGTCGGTGTCGCACTTCTCGACTCTCTGACTGATAGACTGTTCACCTATGACTTCATCAAAGGAATTACGGGCTATGTGAAGCCCAGTTATGAAGGTGCATTCGCGTTGAAGTCCGAGACCTTGTTTAGGGACGGGGTCATTCGTGCCATGGGTCCAATGGAGCATTCGATATTATTCGGTGCCGTTTGTGTTTGGTTCGGAAGCTTGGCGCTCACTACGTTTAGGCCCCAGGTGTTCGGCTGGGGTGTTGCAGGGATCGCGCTGGTAGGTGTCTTGGCTTCGCAGGCGCGGAGTCCATTACTTGCCTATGTGATCGGATTTGCTCTGGCGATTTTTTATGCTGCAACCCCTCGCTTTAGAACCAGATGGAAGTTGGTCGGAGTGGCTGTGACTTGTGTGCTCGTTACTGTTTTCACTTTCTCTGGCAATCCGGTCGTAACGCTTGTACGCCTTGGCGGCGTAAGTCCGGAGGCGGCCTGGTACCGTCAAGCGATCTGGGAGACCGGGGGGCCTGTAGTACTCGGTTCGCCGATCTTCGGAATTGGTTTGAACGGCGACTGGAATTGGCAGTCTCACGGCGCGCTCGTGAGCGGGAGTGTGGATGCGTTTTGGCTCGCCGTCGCAATGAATTACGGAATTCCTGGGAGCGCATTAATCCTTTTGACAATTGTGGGCGCATGCGGGCTTGGTTCGATCGATAGATCGCCTCACCTTACTCCCGAGGAAGGACGGTTGTCAGTGGCGCTCGGAATTGTGATAGTAGCCATCGTTTTTCTGGGGTTCATGGTACACTTTTGGGGCATCTGTTTCATCCTTATCGCTGTCTTTGCCGGAATGCGAGCGAACCTCGCGGAAACGGCGGTGCTGCGCGATAGAGCCGCACGAGTGGCGGAAACTGGACATGATTCGATTACCGGAGGCGTTTTACTGCAGGGCGGTGACGCGCATGCCACGCAGAGGAGATCCCATGTTCTCGGGTGA
- a CDS encoding class I SAM-dependent methyltransferase, giving the protein MATVSPRTLEIARDWKITNYYDKAESDAWTDPFWKPGTPFRRLFERLDTTSTVELACGHGRHSARLLSTQRDQTTLRSLVLMDVVEENVRHCKERFSDVPEVSAHTNSGYDFYPVEDGSVSAIFCFDAMVHFEYDAVFSYLQDACRVLRPGGRALFHHSNLDKYPGSDYRNNPHWRNFMSKNLFAHAASRSGLRVLEQVTMDWDEARNLDCLTLVEKASDGSPGMEKPKARSESSPLTRLADRVKFIFLK; this is encoded by the coding sequence ATGGCCACCGTTTCCCCACGAACTTTAGAGATCGCGCGCGATTGGAAGATCACAAATTATTACGATAAAGCGGAATCGGATGCCTGGACCGACCCGTTTTGGAAGCCGGGCACGCCATTCCGACGCTTGTTCGAGAGATTGGATACCACATCAACCGTTGAACTAGCGTGCGGGCACGGTCGGCATTCCGCTCGTTTGTTGAGCACGCAGCGAGACCAAACCACGCTTCGATCGCTAGTCCTGATGGATGTCGTTGAGGAGAATGTGCGACATTGCAAGGAAAGATTCTCGGATGTTCCTGAAGTAAGCGCGCACACCAATAGTGGCTACGATTTCTATCCCGTCGAGGATGGATCCGTCTCCGCAATATTCTGTTTTGATGCGATGGTGCATTTTGAATATGACGCGGTTTTTTCATACCTACAGGATGCTTGTCGTGTCCTGCGACCCGGCGGCCGCGCATTGTTCCATCATTCAAACTTAGACAAATACCCAGGCTCGGATTACAGAAACAATCCCCATTGGCGCAATTTTATGAGTAAAAATCTGTTTGCCCACGCTGCGAGTCGATCTGGTTTGCGTGTGCTCGAGCAAGTTACCATGGATTGGGACGAAGCCCGGAATTTGGACTGCCTGACCCTTGTCGAGAAGGCTTCAGATGGCTCGCCGGGCATGGAAAAACCGAAAGCGCGCAGCGAAAGCAGCCCGCTTACTCGCCTCGCGGACAGAGTCAAATTCATCTTCCTAAAATAG
- a CDS encoding glycosyltransferase: MAKVDIVVPCYNYGRFLEACVSSILSQSISDLRVLIIDDCSSDDSVSVARKLEQSDPRVTVRAHSRNHGHINTFNEGIAWASSEYFLLLSADDLLVPGALQRATEIMDANSDVVLTYGECILWFDDLPFPTLPAGENHSWTRQDLIKEMCTTARNDVPSATAIARTRTQKAIGGYRTSLPHAGDMEMWLRFAAHGTVVQINAVQAIYRKHAMAMSNAYYAKRMLDYRQCLLAFESFFDECENRVRNARSLRALARHRLADQVFRSGIGLLRRGRVGDGLGHIREAMTIDRRLRYFPPIWRVLKIPGKDGRRWALSVIRGAPGKLLE, encoded by the coding sequence ATGGCGAAGGTCGATATTGTTGTCCCCTGTTACAATTATGGGCGCTTCCTTGAGGCTTGCGTGTCGAGCATTCTCAGCCAATCCATTTCGGATTTGCGCGTACTTATCATCGACGACTGCTCCTCGGACGATTCGGTGTCAGTCGCAAGGAAATTGGAGCAAAGCGACCCGAGGGTGACGGTGAGAGCGCATTCGCGCAATCATGGTCACATCAATACGTTCAACGAAGGAATCGCGTGGGCATCATCCGAATACTTCTTGCTCTTGTCCGCTGATGATCTGCTGGTTCCCGGAGCCCTCCAGCGGGCAACGGAGATCATGGACGCAAACTCCGACGTTGTTCTTACATATGGAGAATGCATCCTCTGGTTTGACGATTTGCCGTTTCCTACGTTACCGGCGGGCGAGAACCATTCTTGGACACGGCAAGATCTGATAAAGGAGATGTGCACCACAGCCAGAAATGACGTTCCCTCAGCGACCGCTATTGCGCGGACACGGACACAGAAGGCGATCGGCGGATACCGCACGTCGCTTCCTCACGCCGGTGACATGGAGATGTGGTTGCGTTTCGCTGCGCATGGCACGGTTGTCCAGATCAATGCGGTGCAGGCGATCTATCGCAAGCATGCGATGGCAATGTCCAACGCCTACTATGCCAAAAGAATGCTAGATTATCGGCAATGCTTGCTTGCGTTCGAGAGCTTTTTTGATGAATGCGAGAATCGCGTTCGAAATGCGCGTAGTTTACGTGCCCTGGCCCGTCATAGATTGGCTGACCAAGTGTTTCGCAGCGGGATCGGATTGTTACGACGAGGCCGCGTTGGTGACGGCCTTGGCCACATCCGCGAAGCCATGACCATAGATCGCCGGTTGCGTTACTTTCCTCCAATTTGGCGAGTGCTGAAGATTCCGGGCAAGGATGGCCGTCGATGGGCGTTGTCCGTCATCAGAGGAGCGCCGGGCAAGCTATTGGAGTGA
- a CDS encoding DegT/DnrJ/EryC1/StrS family aminotransferase, with protein MIPIAMPLLADEEAGAARAAVLSGWVSQGPQVAAFEQEFATLVGAPFACAVSNCTTALQLALAALDIGPGDEVITPSHSFIATANSVRFQGATPVFVDIDPLTYNIDPTRLVEAITPRTRAIIAVHQMGMPCDLAALTEITDRHGIVLIEDAACAAGSKIRMNGQWESIGKPRGRIGCFSFHPRKVITTGEGGMLTTADPELDGKFRLLRQHGMSVPDTVRHGSPLVIFEDYLVVGYNYRMTDIQAAIGRKQLERLPQLVARRRAIAARYAELLSNFEGLRVPEEPEWARSNWQSYCVRLPDHLDQRSVMQGLLDKGIATRRGIMCSHREPAYVNGKPRHDLRQSELAQDRSILLPIYAQMSQEDINRVIGALLQHIRIAS; from the coding sequence GTGATCCCGATCGCAATGCCGCTCCTCGCCGACGAAGAAGCTGGTGCGGCGCGCGCAGCCGTCCTATCGGGCTGGGTGTCGCAAGGTCCGCAAGTCGCCGCCTTCGAGCAAGAATTCGCCACCCTGGTCGGCGCACCCTTCGCATGCGCTGTATCAAATTGTACCACAGCCCTTCAGCTTGCGCTGGCGGCGCTGGACATCGGCCCCGGTGACGAGGTCATCACACCGAGTCATTCTTTCATCGCAACGGCCAACTCGGTCCGGTTTCAAGGCGCAACACCCGTTTTTGTAGACATCGATCCGTTAACCTACAACATCGATCCCACCCGGCTGGTGGAAGCGATAACTCCGCGAACGCGCGCGATCATCGCCGTCCACCAAATGGGCATGCCTTGCGATCTTGCAGCACTTACCGAGATAACTGACCGCCATGGCATTGTCCTGATCGAGGATGCGGCGTGTGCTGCCGGCAGTAAAATCCGCATGAACGGGCAATGGGAGTCGATTGGAAAACCGCGTGGCCGCATCGGCTGCTTTTCCTTTCACCCTCGGAAAGTGATCACAACCGGAGAAGGCGGAATGCTGACCACCGCCGATCCGGAGCTTGATGGCAAATTCAGACTGTTGCGCCAACATGGCATGAGCGTCCCTGACACGGTGCGGCATGGTTCGCCTCTAGTAATCTTCGAGGATTATCTGGTCGTCGGGTACAATTACCGCATGACCGACATACAAGCGGCGATCGGTCGCAAACAGCTCGAACGCCTTCCGCAACTGGTGGCGCGCCGCCGTGCCATCGCTGCCAGGTACGCCGAGCTACTGTCGAATTTCGAGGGGCTGCGCGTACCGGAGGAGCCCGAGTGGGCCAGGTCCAATTGGCAAAGCTATTGCGTGCGTCTGCCTGACCACCTTGACCAGCGCTCCGTGATGCAAGGCCTGCTCGATAAGGGAATCGCGACACGACGGGGGATCATGTGCTCGCACCGCGAACCCGCTTACGTCAATGGGAAGCCGCGCCATGATCTCCGTCAATCCGAACTCGCTCAGGATCGATCGATACTGCTGCCGATTTACGCGCAAATGAGCCAGGAGGATATCAATCGAGTCATCGGTGCCCTGCTGCAGCATATCCGAATAGCTTCATAA
- a CDS encoding glycosyltransferase: MISIVVPAHNESSVIARTLSQWVGKPASDELRVVVVCNGCTDDTANVARRFGPTVKVVESDTARKTHALNLGDQIADMFPRIYADADIVITVDAILALARRLNEGDVLAVAPTAEINLAGCSWLVRKYFGIRSRLPSSREGIGGSGVYALSEAGRRRFGQFPDITADDTYVRLQFRREERETLVCVRSTVFAPRTLLQLVTVRTRAYRGTFELARRFPELRANKGAANNWTLLTLFKEPRLWLGLLIYCWVNIAARCNATTGGRPGDHLWQRDETSRVALPDSIK; the protein is encoded by the coding sequence ATGATTTCGATCGTCGTCCCAGCTCACAACGAGAGTTCCGTGATTGCACGGACGTTGAGCCAATGGGTTGGCAAGCCAGCTTCGGACGAGCTGCGCGTTGTCGTCGTTTGTAACGGCTGTACTGACGACACTGCGAATGTCGCCCGGCGTTTCGGCCCGACTGTCAAGGTTGTAGAGTCGGACACCGCAAGGAAGACCCACGCTCTGAACCTTGGTGATCAAATCGCGGACATGTTTCCGCGAATTTATGCTGACGCCGATATTGTTATTACCGTTGATGCCATTCTAGCTTTGGCAAGACGCCTGAATGAAGGTGACGTTTTGGCGGTGGCGCCTACGGCAGAGATCAATCTGGCAGGCTGTTCCTGGCTGGTTCGCAAATACTTCGGAATTCGGTCACGGCTGCCGTCCTCGCGCGAGGGAATCGGCGGTTCAGGCGTGTACGCCTTGTCAGAGGCTGGACGCAGGCGGTTCGGCCAATTTCCAGACATCACTGCTGATGACACCTATGTCAGACTTCAGTTCAGACGGGAAGAGCGGGAGACTCTGGTCTGCGTGAGGTCCACGGTGTTCGCCCCACGCACTCTGCTGCAGCTCGTCACCGTCAGAACACGGGCCTATAGGGGAACATTCGAGCTTGCCCGACGCTTTCCCGAGCTGCGCGCAAACAAGGGAGCGGCCAATAACTGGACACTCCTCACACTGTTCAAAGAACCTCGCTTGTGGCTCGGCTTGTTGATCTATTGCTGGGTCAACATTGCTGCTCGATGTAACGCTACCACAGGCGGCCGACCTGGAGATCATCTCTGGCAACGAGACGAGACTTCGCGGGTGGCGCTGCCGGATTCGATCAAGTGA
- a CDS encoding glycosyltransferase family A protein translates to MTSQAHRPNAEGAADGPLVTVVMCVYNAGEFLRPSLFSIIDQTYRNLDILIIDDGSTDGCFNSVQDLLADGRIRVIHQANAGKPVAINRALDQIRGEYYAIQDADDISYPTRIERQVRALLTRPHLAAVFCGNELIIGGGFMAPVFAPKGEEDCQSEIRAFRMPALDPTGVFRMSLVGHMRFEPSLQVAETYDYILRIGEEHPMIVLGECLYAYRILPNSLTRRAPAWRKRFEAEVFRRACERRGLRFEPERDDGGHRSHNSLLDNNIAAHFIKSVLDSRRSNRRFSALRTGWQCACLHPADPHYYKALVYALIPPGVTSRLRRDFLGIPLETTK, encoded by the coding sequence ATGACGTCCCAAGCACATCGGCCCAATGCTGAAGGGGCGGCTGATGGTCCCCTCGTCACGGTCGTGATGTGCGTCTACAACGCAGGGGAATTTTTGCGGCCTTCGTTGTTCAGCATAATTGATCAGACGTATAGAAATTTGGATATCCTCATTATCGACGACGGCAGCACGGACGGTTGCTTCAACTCGGTTCAAGATTTGCTGGCAGACGGGCGTATTCGCGTGATCCATCAAGCTAACGCAGGCAAGCCTGTGGCGATCAATCGAGCGCTCGATCAGATCCGCGGCGAGTACTACGCAATTCAAGACGCGGATGACATCAGCTATCCAACGAGAATTGAAAGACAGGTTCGTGCGCTGCTCACCAGGCCGCATTTGGCTGCCGTATTCTGCGGTAACGAGCTGATCATTGGGGGGGGATTCATGGCCCCTGTGTTTGCACCGAAAGGAGAGGAAGACTGCCAGTCTGAGATTAGAGCCTTTCGAATGCCTGCCCTTGATCCCACAGGAGTGTTTCGAATGTCATTGGTCGGCCATATGCGGTTCGAGCCTTCATTGCAGGTCGCCGAGACCTACGATTACATATTGAGAATTGGCGAAGAGCATCCGATGATTGTATTGGGCGAGTGTCTTTACGCGTACCGCATTCTTCCCAATTCGCTCACCCGGCGTGCGCCAGCGTGGCGCAAGCGATTCGAGGCTGAGGTCTTCAGGCGCGCGTGCGAGCGACGAGGTTTACGGTTCGAGCCAGAACGGGATGATGGAGGCCACAGGTCCCATAATAGCTTGCTGGATAACAATATCGCCGCCCATTTCATCAAGAGCGTGCTCGATTCACGTCGGTCAAATCGTCGTTTCTCAGCGCTAAGGACGGGTTGGCAATGTGCTTGTTTGCATCCCGCGGATCCACACTATTACAAGGCGCTTGTTTATGCGCTGATTCCACCCGGCGTGACGAGCCGCCTACGTCGTGACTTCTTGGGGATTCCTTTGGAGACGACGAAATGA